In Meleagris gallopavo isolate NT-WF06-2002-E0010 breed Aviagen turkey brand Nicholas breeding stock chromosome 2, Turkey_5.1, whole genome shotgun sequence, the following are encoded in one genomic region:
- the LOC109366228 gene encoding SUN domain-containing protein 3-like translates to MPAQLGREGVAQERRRRSPGLLLAVLSAAAFIWILAAWRNGILQAASAELLFLGNSPVWRKGKELELNVKSTQLSARRNLILQSVLDIFHENGIHRLKGEEILQLTQHAMEKIMENGIWRPNWALKTMGATVDAERTSESYGGKSWKNHCLPPLLSTAKPPETLLQPDISPGNCWAFPRSQGHVVIRLPEEIQLTALTIWHISRAVSPSGEVSSAPREFAVSGVDEAGGETLLGLFIYDVDGEIAQTFHLQEEPRKAFGHVKLEVWSNWGNAEHTCVYRVEIHGNSQKTAEI, encoded by the exons ATGCCAGCCCAGCTGGGCAG GGAGGGCGTTGCCcaagagaggagaaggaggagccCCGGCCTGCTTCTGGCAGTCCTTTCTG ctgcagccttCATCTGGATATTGGCAGCTTGGAGAAATGGCATCCTACAG GCGGCGTCAGCAGAGCTCCTGTTTCTGGG GAACTCACCGGTTTGGCGGAAGGGAAAGGAGCTGGAGCTGAACGTGAAATCTACTCAGCTGTCGGCCAGGAGGAACCTCATTCTCCAGTCAGTGTTGGATATCTTCCACGAGAATGGGATCCACAGACTGAAGGGAGAG GAAATTCTGCAGTTGACACAGCACGCCATggagaaaataatggaaaatggCATCTGGAGGCCCAACTGGGCTCTGAAAACCATGG GTGCCACTGTAGATGCGGAGAGGACATCCGAGAGTTATGGTGGGAAAAGCTGGAAGAACCACTGCCTTCCTCCACTCTTGTCCACTGCAAAGCCTCCTGAGACACTCCTGCAG CCCGATATTTCTCCTGGCAACTGCTGGGCTTTCCCAAGATCTCAGGGCCACGTGGTCATCCGGCTGCCAGAGGAAATCCAGCTCACGGCTCTCACCATCTGGCACATCTCCAGGGCGGTCTCTCCCTCTGGGGAAGTCAGCAGTGCCCCCAGAGAGTTTGCTGTCTCA GGAGTGGATGAGGCTGGCGGTGAAACTCTCCTGGGGTTGTTCATTTATGACGTGGACGGAGAGATCGCCCAGACCTTCCACCTGCAG GAGGAGCCCCGCAAAGCCTTCGGCCATGTCAAACTGGAGGTGTGGAGCAACTGGGGAAATGCAGAACACACCTGCGTGTATCGGGTGGAAATTCACGGCAACTCGCAAAAGACAGCAGAAATTTGA